In Streptomyces sp. NBC_00306, a single genomic region encodes these proteins:
- the sucD gene encoding succinate--CoA ligase subunit alpha gives MAIFLTKESKVLVQGMTGSEGMKHTRRMLASGTDIVAGVNPRKAGTVVDFDDRAVPVHGTVRQAVEATGADVSVVFVPPPFAKAAVIEAADAGIALVVVITEGIPVHDSVAFHAHARQRGTRVVGPNCPGLISPGQSNAGIIPADIATEPGRIGLVSKSGTLTYQLMYELRDIGFSSAVGIGGDPVVGTTHIDCLAAFENDPDTELIVLIGEIGGDAEERAAAYIAEHVTKPVVGYIAGFTAPEGKTMGHAGAIVSGSTGTALAKKQALEAAGVRVGATPTETSRLVIDRLEQSR, from the coding sequence ATGGCCATCTTCCTCACCAAGGAGAGCAAGGTCCTCGTCCAGGGCATGACCGGATCCGAGGGCATGAAGCACACCCGGCGCATGCTGGCGTCCGGCACCGACATCGTGGCCGGCGTCAACCCGCGCAAGGCCGGCACCGTCGTCGACTTCGACGACCGCGCCGTCCCCGTGCACGGCACCGTGCGCCAGGCCGTCGAGGCCACCGGCGCCGATGTCAGTGTCGTGTTCGTGCCGCCGCCGTTCGCCAAGGCGGCCGTGATCGAGGCAGCCGACGCCGGGATCGCCCTCGTGGTGGTCATCACCGAAGGCATCCCCGTCCACGACTCGGTCGCCTTCCACGCCCACGCCAGGCAGCGCGGCACGCGCGTGGTCGGCCCCAACTGCCCCGGACTCATCAGTCCCGGACAGTCCAACGCCGGCATCATCCCCGCCGACATCGCCACCGAGCCGGGCCGCATCGGACTCGTCTCCAAGTCCGGCACCCTCACCTACCAACTCATGTACGAACTGCGGGACATCGGCTTCTCCTCCGCGGTCGGCATCGGCGGCGACCCCGTCGTCGGCACCACCCACATCGACTGCCTGGCCGCCTTCGAGAACGACCCGGACACCGAACTGATCGTGCTCATCGGGGAGATCGGTGGGGACGCGGAGGAGCGGGCCGCCGCGTACATCGCCGAGCACGTCACCAAGCCCGTCGTCGGCTACATCGCCGGCTTCACCGCGCCGGAGGGCAAGACGATGGGGCATGCGGGCGCCATCGTCTCCGGCTCCACCGGCACCGCGCTCGCCAAGAAGCAGGCACTCGAAGCCGCAGGCGTACGCGTCGGAGCCACCCCGACCGAGACCTCGCGGCTCGTCATCGACCGCCTCGAACAGTCTCGTTGA